The genomic DNA CATAGCTGAAGTTCCGAAGCTTGCGATCGATGAGATCTCGATATACGAGAACACATCCGTGCTCTTCGATGAGCAGATCGCTCTCAGGCTCGGCCTTGTTCCGATAAGAGCTGATGATCTGAGCGTCTATTCGACCCCAGATGAGTGCCAGTGCGGTGGTATTGGCTGTCCGGGCTGCAGGATTGATTTTATGTTGACTGCAGAGGGTCCGGCGACCGTGCACTCACGGGATATAAAATTCAGCGACCCTAGCGTGAGAGCTGCATTCGATAACATACCTCTTGTGGTGCTCGGAGAGGGTGAGAAGCTCGTGATCGAGGGCTTCGCCACGCTCCGCACAGGCAAGGAGCACGCCAAATGGCAGGCTGGCACGCTCTGCGGCTACAAGAATCTTCCATCCATAGAGATCAGCGGATGCAACAACTGCGGAAGATGCGTAAAGGTATGTCCACGCGGCGTGCTGGTGCTCGATGAGAACGATAGCATCAAGGTGAGGGATATCACAGAGTGCTCGCTATGCAGGCTCTGCGTTGAGGAGTGCGACCAGCGAGCCATCTCAGTCGTGCCACTTGAGGACGCCTTCATTATGAGCATAGAGAGCGATGGGTCTATAAATGCGAAGGATCTGGTAAGGATGGCCGCGGAGGAGCTTAAGAAGAAGGCTCTGGCGCTCCAGGATACGCTCGCCTCAATCTCCTGAGGCGAGAGGTTTATATCCAATGTGGTATTCTCTGCCAGAAGCATGCGGGGGTTGCCAAGCATGGTCAAAGGCGCAGGATTGAGGGTCCTGTCACGTAGGTGTTCGCGGGTTCGAATCCCGTCCCCCGCACTCTTTTAGCCGTGGGCTGGAATGGCTGAGCATTCCTGTAAGAACAAATTCCGCATGCGAGGTGTCCCATAAGCCCTGTGGATTGTGCGCTGCGGGTTTGCCATGAAAGCACAACACAGAGGGAATTATCCTCCTGCATCGACACGTTTTGAAAGAGACAAACTATCATCACAGATGTTTTCATCCATCTGACACGCCTTTTTATTGCATGCAGCGTTTCAGTGAATCAAGTACACTACGGTTGTGTGCTTGGATCACTAAACGATTCCGCTCGAACCGACAGCCACAGACGACATAAATCTGTAGAATCTGTAGAGGGTTGAACGCTGAAGCGTTTAATGATCTCATGGCTTGTGCCAGCTCACCTGCGAGCTGGAATCGGACGACCGGAATCTATATTTGATCTCCGCTGCATGGATCGCAGCATGAGAAAACTGACAGTGTTACTCATGCTTCTCATGCTCTCTGATTTATCCATGGCTCAGAGCACGCCCCAGGATCTGGTTGAAGATGCAAAGGCTCTTTTTGATGCGAATGATTATAACCAGGCCCTGAATCTGACGGAGACAGCGCTCAGAATGGACAGCAGCCTCGAACAGGCCTGGCTTCTCAGGGGGAAGATACTCTACGCGATGGGTATGCTGAGAGATGCATACCAGAGCTTCGATAGGGCCACGCAACTCGATCCATCTGATGCAGAGGCATGGAACTACAAGGGAATCGTGCTGGCGGCGATGCAAAGATACAATAATTCGTTGCAGTGCTTCGAATCTGCGATCCAGGCAGACCCCATGAACTACGAGGCCTGGAGCAACAAGGGCAACACTCTCGTGAGCCTTGGGAGACTCGATGACGCCATCTCAGCATTCGATAGATCTATTATCCTCAATCAGACATACGTAGGCGCCTGGATCGGCAAGGGTCTGGCCTTCTACTACCAGAAGAGGTACCATGAGGCCCTGGCGATGTATGAGAGGGCTCTCCAGCTGGATCCTAACAACTCAATCGCCCTCTACAACAAGGGTCTAGCGCTGCAAAAGCTCGGCATGAACAAAGAGGCTGAGGAGGCGTTCAGAGCTGCAGAGCAGAACCAGAAGAGATGATATGGGGTGCTCCAGATGATCATTTACAACAGGCACATCCCTGTCATTCGGCGGATCGATAACCTTTCACAAAGAGGCAAAGTCGATTGTCGCTTGGTTACTGTCAGAGCGCGCCTCTCCGATGGTTCAACAACATGAGCCTTAAAATAATACAAATCATGTCCAACGATCTCAGACCAAGCGAGCAGGTCTACAGAGGTTTAAAAAGAGCTGGCATAGACCTCGTAGCATCCGTTCCCTGTGTGAACCTTCAGGAGCTTCTGTGCCTTCTCTCCTCAGATCCTGATATCATACACATACCTGTCACAAGAGAGGAGGAGGGCATCGGGGTGTGCGCTGGTGCATACATGGGCGGCATGAGCCCGGCGATCGCGATGCAGAACTCCGGACTCGGTAACAGCATAAACGCTCTGGCATCCCTGGATATGCTCTATGGAATACCGCTTCTGATGGTGATTAGCCATCGCGGGACTCAGGGGGAGCGGCTCGTGGGCCAGATTCCCATGGGGAGGCTGACAGAGCCTCTGCTGAAGACGATGGGAATCCCGTTCTTCCGGCCGCGACCGCATGAAGCCGAGAAGGCTGTAGAGGGTGCGTGGAGCCTTGCGCTGAATGAAATGCGGCCTGTCGCGGTTCTGCTGGATATAAAGTTCTGGGGGAGGTAAGCTACCAGTCCCCTAGAAAGGGAGGGGCCGCTTTTGGTGATTCGATATGAGAAGAATAGACGCAATAGCGATCATAGCAGAGGCTGCTGAGGCATTGAATGCTCTCATCGTCTGCAACCTGGGCTACCCCAGCAGGGAGCTTTTCTTCATCAGAGACAGGCCGGAGAACTTCTACATGCTCGGATCGATGGGCATGGCATCCTCCATAGCGTTGGGCCTATCGCTGGCGCTTCCGGAGAGAAGGGTGATCGCGATCGATGGTGATGGTTCTGTGCTGATGAACCTCGGCACGCTTGCGACAATTGCGAGCTTTGCGTCGTCCAATTACCTTCTCGTCATCCTCGATAACCGCGTGTACGGTTCCACAGGATGCCAGCCGACATGCACCTCGCGATGCACGGATCTCGCTGCCGTCGCCAGGGGGGCCGGTGTCAGGGACGTGAGGGTTGTTTCCGGTGAAGAGGAGCTCAGGAGGAGGCTCTCGGGGAGCGGCGTGGTTGTGGCCATTGTGGAGCCAGGAAATGCGGACGTCCCTGTGATCCCCCTCACACCTGAGAAGATCCTGAGCAGGTTCATGGAGAGAGCCTCTTCACGCATGCGGAGATCCTGAAGCTCCCATCGAGTATTCTCTCTTTGAGAATCTCCGCGAGCCTGATGGCGCGGAGACGGTCTGACTGTCTCAACGTTACTGGAACATGAATACCATCTGGAGATCTTACCGAGCCCAGGCGCGCGCGGAAGACCTCAGGGCAGAGCACTGAGCAGAGCCCGCAGTTGAAGCAAAGCCCTCTATCTATGCGCACGGGTCTTTTAATCGCGCCCATCGGACAGCTGATCTCTGCGATGCAATTTGTGCAGTCCTTGCATGAATCCGGTCGCACACGAACCGCGAGATCCACATCTCGCCAGACCTGTGCGTAATCCGCAGCCCATAAAGAGGATCTCGTGCCGACATCCATTACGGGCAGCGGGATCGCCCGCTCAGGGCGTGAAACCGCATTGAAAACCGACTGGCTCAGAACGGGAACCGGCACAGCCCATGAGGTAATGCACTCAGGGCCTGCAGACGTCACGAATCCGCCCATGAACTCAGGCATCATTTGGTGCATGTCAGCGAATCCGGACAGATTCGGCCTCTCCGGAGTGCTTCTTGTTCCCGTCCCGATCACGAAGCCCTCGGCACCGTTTATGAGAACGCGCGTTCCGACGCCTATCGTCTCCAGGAGCGGATCGTTCTCGAGAGGGTTCAGAATGCCGCATCCTGAGAACGACGCCCCGCTCATGCTTACAGGGAATGGAATCGCATGGAATATTGTGCTCATAGCCACTCCCCCTGTGTTCACGAACGCGGAGTAGTTCATGAATGCATTTCTTGTGCCGAAGATCCTGGCATGAGGTATCTCATCCAGGGTGAGCTCTCTCGATATGCAGCGCCCGTCTGATGTCTCCACATCCACACAAACGCTTCTCCTCGCAACCAGGTCTCTGAAGAGATGACCGCCGCCGTACCTTTCGTCCCTGTGCGCCGTCCCGAAGACGATGAGATCTATGTGCCCCAGCCGCTCATTGGGGCATGGCCCCACATGCGCCAGCACGCCGTTGATCCGCGCGCTAACAGAGCGGGCGAACGACCCCTTCTCCGCGAGTCCGAACGAGAGCACGGCATACGTCCCGCTCATCACAGCCCTCGTGGCTGTTGTGACAACATCGACATCCTGGAGCTCGCTGACCGCGCCCTGCTCCACGAGATCCCTCACCTCCTCAGCGGTGAGCACCGTCGCCTCACCCCTGCGTATCCGCTCGTTTATCTCTTCAATCGATTTCCTCATAGCACCCCTCATCAAGGTCGAGCCACATCTTTATGTGCTCTCTCGTGAAACAGGTTGCATTTAATATGTGCAGAAAAGCGCTCATGTCGCAAGGCCACCCCGTGTGGACGAAAATGGTCTGCAATCAACGCCATCTTTGTACCACATCCTGGAGCAGTCGATCTGAAAAATGATGGTTCTCCGCCCTTGACAGAGCGGAGCATTGCAGTATCCCAAGGGTCAGAGCTATCGGATCTCGAAGGTCGTGACCTCCTGGGTATCCCCCACCGTATTCAGAACTCCTGTGTACGTCTTCACGTCCCCTCCGGCCACCGTGCGCACAGTCCACCTTACCGCTCCGACGCCGCCGCAATCGCTGTAGTAGTTCACACTGACTTTATACACGCCGGGCGGCGCGCTGCCTGTCGGCCAGAAGATGTTCTCAGGCTTGCCCATCTCGAAGTTGGAACACATGTTGTCGCGATCCAGCTGCCCGCCCGACGGAACCTGGGGATTGCCATAGTAGACCAAATCCCCATTTGGATCCTCCACATAGAGGTCGATGTCCGCGTTCGCATACCACGTCAGGGTGACCTGTACATCGCCTGTGTGGACCGATGTTTTCGTTCCGGTCCTCGCAGTAGTAGCGAGAACCGACCTGCATGGATACCCACCCAGGAAGCACGGGGACCCCTGGAGTGAAGATTCATCAAGATGATCGAACCGCATAACATCTCCGGGGTTTATCTGGTAAACCTTCGTCTGCTTGGACTTTGCATGACGGCATGGGGAATACATGGGGTCTCCAGGATTCACCTCCGATACGAAGAGAAACTCGGTCAGAGTGTATGTGCCTGCAGGCACCCAGAAGCGCTCTCTGGTCTCGCTTCTTGTGCTTTCAGCCGGCACGTCAAATGCCAGTATCATCCAGTTGTTCGGGGGAGTCCAGAGGCCCGCCACGGATGCATCTCTGAAAACCGCATTCTGTATGCATATACCGTGCTCTGTGTGTGTCGGAAGAATACTGCAGCGATCCTCACCATTGCATGGGAGATAGGAAATGGTGTTGTAGCGGTGTTTGTTGACCACCTCGATCCAGCCGCCGTTTCTCCTCATCCATTCATCGGCTCCCCTGACCAGGGCGTATGGTGAGAAGTGATCCGTGAATATCGTGACAGTCCTCTCATCTGGATCGACTGTGCCTGGTATCAGCTCCCATCTCCCAGATGTGGCGTTGAAGGTCGTCACTCCCACGATTGTGTTCGGATCCACCCCCTCAGGTATCCTCAGTGTGATCTGCACCGGTCTCTCAAATACTGTGCCCTCAGGACCGAGCTGGTAGACCTCGCCAACAAGAGACAGACCCTCAGCCAGCTCTGGCCTCATATTCGTCTTCTCTATGCTGATGACCATTGTTCCTGGAGTTCCATCCTCGTTGGGCGGAATGGATCCTGAGGGTATATCAACAGCAGCACCACCAAGCGATACAGAGCCGGACTGGGTACCTGAAACGGTGGCGGATCTGCTTCCCTCCAAGGGCTCCTCTGGTGGGCGCTCCTCTATCACGCTGGGGCCGGGTGAAGGCGATGCAAGCGGGTATCTGTCAATGCAATCACCGCCTGGAATGCCATACGGAGAGTCGCAGATCCCGTCGCGGTTCGAGTCTGTGCAGAGGTTATCGCTGTAATAGTTGCCTTTCGATCCGTCATCCCATCTGTTGACGTCGCCGGTCCCAAGCTCTGTGGCGTTGTAATCATCGTATGCATCATCACCGATGTTATCTGCAATAATGTTGCTGAATATCATGTTCCGATTAGACTCGTAAACATGTATCCCATCGCCGCCGTTCCTCGATATCCTGTTGCCCCTTATCGTGTTCTCATCACATCCGCTCAGGAGGTATATCCCATTGTCATCGTTGTCCTCTATGATATTCGCCTCGATCAGGTTGCTGTCTGCCTCGTACAGCTCGATCCCCTTATCGCATAGCGTTATACTGTTGTTTCTTATGATATTGCTGCTGGAGTAGACCATTATTCCGGAGTATCCGAGAAATCCACCCCTCGCATTGATCACGCTCAGCCCCTCAAGAGCGACTCCATCCGCAGATATCGTGATGCCATCGCCGCGCCTGTCAGCATTTATTACAGGCGTACCGATGCCGCGTATCGTGAGTTTCCTGTCGACAAAGATGTTCTCCCTGTACGTGCCAGAATAGACCTCGATCGTGTCTCCGTCAGTGGAGGCATTGATGGCGTCCTGGATCCGCGAGTACTGCTTCCCTGTACCAACCGTCAGGATGTTTCTGCTTTCCGGTATCTGACCCTCTGATGCGCCCATGATGGACCATATCTTCAGGTAATCGAATGCGACGTGTGCTTGCGATGCATCCTGCGTCTCTCCTAAAATATCTATGACCCCAGAGCGTATGCTCCCGTCCTTGCAGCTTCCAACCCACCGGTCGTTTATGCAGATCGTGAAGTCCTCTCCGGATGCCACCACCTTTATTTTGTTCGCATCCAGCGCCACTGCATCTGACCTTGACCAGGGTATGAGATCCGCCCACTCTCCATTTTTATATTTAAAGAATGCGAACTTGTGATTGGTGTTCAGCACAAGCCTGTAAAAATCGTCATTCTCCACATCTTTTCTGAGATTCAGCCCGAACTCCCCATACTCCGGCACGTCCACCACATATACCATCGTCTCGAGCACGAAATCGCTGAAATCCATTCCTGCAGGCACTTTGGTATTTTTCACGGTGTGAGAGGTGTTGACAGAGATGTGGTACATCCCATTCATGTAGTCCCTCGTGTAGCTCTCTGTCGTCACCCGTGGCCATCCACTCGCTGGATTGGAGAAGTCGTCCGAATAGAGCAGGTCTCCTGTCAGCGAGTCCATGTAAGAGAGCTGAGCCGATGATTGTGTACAAAAGGCACACATCATCAGCAGATGAAGCACCAATAATGATTTCATATTCATCATACCATGTTTACATAGCATCTCATAGAGCTTTCAACCCTAACAAATTACTCAAATTGTATATTGAATATTATTCAATTAGTTAACCAGAAATAACTCTCAAAATCCTCCTGAATTTTTATAATCATTGATCTGAAGCTATATAGTCGTTTTGGCGGTGGGGATGGACGTGTCCGGATGAGAGCTGAAGCCAGAAATTCGGGTCTTACTGCTTTTGGATGTCTGAGACAGCAACCCTTATTCGAACAGGTCCGTGGGGATCGGATGGCGAGATGAATCTTCTGTGAGCCATGCACTAGTGGAATCCGCAGCACTCAATCTGTCACCGATACCTATCTGATAAAAGAGACACTCTCCTCCTATGCGTTCGTAGCGAATGAGTGCTTTCACCAACCACAGGTCGTGGCTAGCATCACCGAACAATCTGCCATGAAATCGATGTTCATCGACACAATACCTCACAACTCCTTGAAGCTATATACTAGCGTCTCAATGATACGAGTACACGACCTTGCACGACTTTGTTATAAAATCTGGATAGGAGCAGGCCGCTCCGGGGCAGCAGACAGAGAGTGCCTCGTTCGATGGAACGTGTCTCCCTTTCCTGAGGAGTTCGCGCCCTGCGACTCTCTGTTACGGATCTATGATCGTCGTGACAAACTCATGCCTTCCATCACGTCTGCCGTCATGTCGATCGTGTATTCCATCATGCCATGTGTGCCCTGTCGACCTCCACTCCCATGTGTACTTGTAGGTCCATCGTATCGGCTCATACACTACGGGCCTGTAGTAGTACCTGACCGGAAGCGTGTGGTAGTATGTTGTGAACGTGTAGCCTCCGTACCACCATGGCCAGTCCTCGCGGACGTAGTACCAGACGTAGTTGCTCCTGTAAACCCCATCAATCACATACCATACCTTGTAGACGCCGGGGAACGGCCCGTAGAACCACGTCCAGTATCTGTGGTACGGGAGGACACGGCCCAGATGCTGTGTGACTATCTGACCTGTCGGATACTCGTAGTATACGACAAGGTCGCCATCTACAGACGGCACAATCTCCTGGTTCGCCCAGCTCTTTGGCGGCACGTTCAGGCTGACTGTGTGCACATAGTTCACTCCATCAACTATCCACAGCCCGTTTCCCTCAGGCACGCTGCTCAGGACAGATGGATCATCCACCGCGCCCTGATCAACCAGGCTCCCGGCATCTGCCGGCTCCTCATTTGTGAAATACGCACTCTCAGGCGGAGGCTGGTAATAGTCCACCGGCTGATCCGGGTACTCTGTCGGGTAGAGGGCATCATAATCCTCTGGATTCATCGCGGCAGAGAGGCCTGCGACGATAACCAATCCGATGATCAATTTGAGCATCATATATTCCGAGAGGGGGAGCCGAGAATAAAAGGTTGGTTTTTATATGTGACTCAGATAAGATCTAGAAGCGACCTCCAGATGATCTAGGTGACGAGCAGCATTCGTGCATGTGAAGAGCAGGGGCGTGTCGAAATTGCTGTAAATTTACCTCATGCTGGTGCGATGCATACCGATCACTTTTGAATTTACAGCGAACTCGATACACTGCCAGAGCAGGCTATCGAATTCGTTGCGAGACTATTTGAGCAACGATGCTGATCTGCATCGATTCTGCGCGGAAATACAATCCACATAAATCAATATGCTTGGGAATTTTGAGGCGACTTCATCAGCATGCCCACTGTACGCAGATCTGTGGGACCAGGATCTCCTGAGGAGATGCACCCGCTCGATCTGCTCGCCATCACTCCAGAGCGTGATCTCCTGCTTGGATGTGTTTCTTATCTCCCAAGAGCTGAGGTTCACCGATCAGATCAAACATATCGAGAGTGAAATGGTGGCAGCTCAGAGTGTGTCACTTATTGAACTTCCGGTAGTGCTGTCAGCGCCAACGTGATCATCCCCATTGTTATACAGAACCATGAGAAGCTGACATTCCTCGAGAATCTCATCAGCACATCCATCGTCGCATACCCTGTGATGAACGACGATGCGAGCATCACTGCTCCAGGCAGCGATCGAATCGACAGTGGAGATCCGGCGAGACAGTCGAGCGCAATCGCGCCGAGCACAGCAGGCACGCTTATTATGAATGATACCATCAGAGCATCATCCTGTTTCACTCCCCGCATCAGCAGGACTGTAAGGGTGGTACCGGATCTCGAGACACCAGGAAGTATCGAGAACCCCTGCGCCAGTCCAAGGAGAACCATATCCTTTGTGCTGATTTCCTCCATGTCTTTGGTGGATGAGCTGCGCAGCCTGAGCATCAGTCCTGTGGCTATAAGGAGAGAGCCTATGAGCAGCGTCGCCTGCTCGCCGCCGGTGAATCTATCCCTGAAGAGCATGTAAAGAGGGACGCCTGTTATACCTGTGAAGAGCGTGGCGACGATTACGGTTCTCATGAGCTTTGATTCCGTGTTCAGCATTCCCAGGAGCCGACTTCTGAACCTCACAAGCACTGCCAGCATGGTCCCTGTGTGCAGGAATATCGAGCATGAGAGGGCGTCAGTCGGTCTCATTCCCAGCCAGCTGATCATCGCCAGCATTGTCTGGCCCTCGCTGCTCACGGGCAGCCATTCGGTTATCCCCTGGAGCGCGCCCAGAACTAGTGCCTGAAGTGCATCCATCCCAGCACCGCTCTGCTGCAGGGTATATCACATTTTTGGGGGAATGTTTTTAATCAATCCCTCTCTCTCACCACTGGTGATGCTCTGATCTCCGATCTGCTCCTCGCAGCGTTTGCAGTTGCCCTCACCATCACGTGCGGCCTGCCTTTCCTGCGTAGCTGCAAAGCGCGCTCTCTGACTGTGTTCTCGCTGTCATTCGCACTGGGATGCGCGCTTCTCACCATTTCAGGAATCGCAGGGAGCTATCTCGGAGTCGATCCCTTGATTCCACAAGCGGCTCTGGCAATCGTATGCGTCAGCGTGTCTGCCTACTGGTCTGCACATCGTACCATTGGCATCGGAGAGCTCGATCGAGACGATCGCATCGTAATTGGTCTTGCGTCTCTATATCTGATCATCGGCTTGCTTTTCTTCAATCGCATCGTGATGTGGATGAGCGGGGATGCGGTGGCACATGCTGAGCTGATTCGAACGCTGCTCGATGGAGGAAGGCTTCCGGTTGGTCTCCCGCGGGTCGGTAGCTACTTTGAGTACTATCCGAAGGGGTTTCACCACTACGCCTATCCCTTTGCCAGGATCTTTCCACTCCTGGATGTGATGCAGGTGCTTCCAGTGGTCATCACATCTATCACGCCGCTTCTGCTCTACTCTATTGTCAGAGAGATGAGAGCTGAGGTATCGACGTATGCAGCAGCGCTCGCGACGTTCATCTTTCCTGCGCACTACAGCCACCTCATCTGGAGTGGTTATCCTACAGCGACCGCGGAGATGTTCCTCGTCGCGTCCGTTCTCTCGTGCATCATTGATATTCGAGCTCTACCTGTCATGCTTCTTGGCACATTCCTCGCACACGCGCGGATGCTCGCGATCGCGATTGCAGTTCTGTCATCGTGGGTTGCTGCAGCAGGCCTTCGGCGGTTCAGGGTGTTGCATCAACAGCTCCTGATCGCCACTGCGGTGGCAGCAGTGGCTCTTTACCTCATACTGCACCCCCCGGATTACCTGATATCCATCTTCAGCGATAGAATCCAGGCGAGCGATTTCGTCGCCCGCTGGTACCCCTCGATCATCGCGCTGTTCGGAGGCGTCATTGCATTCATGAGGGATGATCGTCTGGATCGAATGATGCTCGCGTGGTCTGGGGCTGTTATCGGAATGGTTCTGCTTGCGGATTCCGGCCTGCTCAGCTTCGTTGGCACCCCCGACAGGCTTCTCCTGGAGCTCTACCTGCCGCTGAGCGTTCTGGGCGCGCTGGCTCTTGCGAGGATGGATGGCGGCGATCTCAGGCTCAGGCGTGCATTTGTTCTTGTTCTTCTCCTGGTCGGGGTGGTCTCAATGGTTGTGGTACTGGAGAGCTATGCAGGATCCTGGGGGATGCCGCGCGAGGATTACGATGCGATCATGTGGATAAAGGCGCAGAACCTGAGCGATGCTGTTTGTGTGAACCTGGATGAGACAGGGGCATGGATATATCCCCTCACAGGAATTCGGGTCGCGAGGGGGAGGTTCACAGGTAGTCTCAACTACGCTCTGCCGGGAATGGTGATAAGGGATCCGAATGATCCTGCAGTTATAGAATCTCTTGAAAGGCTCGGACGCAGGAACGTCCTCGTGTACGTCTCGAGCGTTTCCATCCGCAGGCCCGGGCATGTGCCACCCTTTGCGGAGCATCACGGAGCGTATCCGAGAGTGAACATGAGCTTCTCGCCGGAGCACTACGAACTTGTCTATGACATGGGCGCCAGGATCTACAGGTTTCGCTGAAGCCCGGATCGGATGTGGCATCTCAATCAATGGGGCGAGTGCACAACCACCTTCGTCGGACCTGTTTGTCATGCGGAATGAAGTTTGGAGCCAGAAATACGCGTCTTACGGCTCTTGTTTGTCATAAACACCCTGACTCAGAAAACTTCTGTTTGTGGATCTGTTCGAATAAGAGCCGAATTCAGAAATCAGCGGCTTCTTTTGGATGGCGGAGATTCTCAATCCTTATCCAGACAGGCCCTGTCTGTCCATCGCAAGACTGATAAATTAATAAATGCAATTTATTTATGGTGATTCGATGGCTGTTATTACACCAGAGGACATAAGATGGTTTCAGAAGAGAATAAACCGTATGCTTGAGGAGATGGGTATCGATTCGAAGGAGATGCGGAGGTTCCAGGAGCGTCTGACCGGCCTGATGGAGGAGATGGGCGAGGTCCCGCCGGTCGACATCGAGGAGAGGGATGATGATTTTGTGATAACCGTCGACCTTCCTGGCGTTGACAAGAATGATGTGGAAGTCACGATCACAGAGGATGGTCTGAGGCTGAAGGCCAGAAGGGAGCTGAAGGAGGGCAGCTACTTCCTAAGAGAGAGACGAGGGAGCTTTGAGAGGATCGTAACACTGCCGGTCGAGGTCAGAGTTGAGGAGGCGAAGGCAAAGCTCAAGGACGGTGTTCTGGAGATTGTGGTACCAAAGATCGTATCAGCGAAGAAGAGGATCGCAATAGAGTGAAGGTATCTCCTGTGTAAGGAGAACAGCGGTGATGAGGGGGTTGGGTGGAGTGCCTCTCCCCTGTGGCCCCCTATCTGGGATCAGAGAGATGAAGCATGTGATGCAGCTACGACAGTGTAAACGATAGAATAATACCAGTATACCAGTGGCTATCTGGGATCGGAGAGATGAAGCATGTGATGCAGCTTGTCCCGCTTCGTCTCGAGGTAATGCCTGTTGATCTCATTCGGCTCGATCTCGAGGGGAACTCTCTCCACTATCTCCAGCCCGTATCCCTGCAGGCCCACTATCTTTCTGGGGTTGTTTGTCAGTAGCCGTATCTTCCTTATACCGAGATCCAGGAGTATCTGGGCGCCTATCCCGTAGTCCCTCAGATCCGCAGGATATCCAAGCTTGTGGTTCGCCTCGACCGTATCGCTGCCGTCGTCCTGGAGCTCGTAGGCTCTCAGCTTGTTCGCAAGCCCTATCCCGCGCCCCTCCTGGTTCATGTACACCAGAACGCCGTTACCGTTCCTGCTGATCATCTGCAGCGCCCTGCTGAGCTGCTCGCCGCAGTCGCATCTCTTCGACCTGAATGTATCTCCTGTGAGACACTGCGAGTGCACCCTGACAAGAGCATCATCTGCTGCTGGGTCACCTGCCACAAGTGCAACGTGACACTGGCCATCCAGCATGCTCTCGTATCCTATTGCCTTGAAATCACCGTATTCTGTGGGCATCTCGACCTCCGCGATTCTTCTCACGAGCCGTTCCCTTCTGATCCTGTATCTTATGAGATCCTCGATTGTCAACATCCTGATCCCATGCTTCTCTGCGAACCTCTCGAGCTCGGGGAGCCGTGCCATTGTGCCATCCTCAGCCATGATCTCGCATATCACACCAGCTGGATACAGTCCTGCGAGGCGCGCCAAGTCCACTGCGGCCTCTGTATGCCCAGCGCGCCTCAGAACCCCGCCGTCGAGGGCCTGGAGGGGAAATGTGTGTCCGGGGGTTACGAGATCTGCACGTGTTGTGGATGGATCTATCAACGTCCGGATCGTCGTCGCGCGATCGAATGCTGAAATCCCTGTGGTGATGCCGTGCCTGGCATCCACCGATACTGTGAACGCGGTGCCCATGCTCTCTGTGTTCTGCTGTGTCATCATCGGGAGCTCGAGCTGGCGGATTCTCTCAGCTGTGAGAGGAACGCAGATCAGGCCACGTGCATGTTTCGCCATGAAGTTGATAGCCTCTGGTGTGACCTTCTCAGCGGCAATCACCAGATCTCCCTCATTCTCCCTGGATTCATCATCCAGTACTATCACGAACTTCCCATCGCGAATGTCCTTTATCGCCTCATCCACTGTAGAGAA from Methanothrix thermoacetophila PT includes the following:
- a CDS encoding DNA-directed RNA polymerase subunit D; protein product: MELIELRDDRVRFLLTGVTPAFANAIRRSCIAEVPKLAIDEISIYENTSVLFDEQIALRLGLVPIRADDLSVYSTPDECQCGGIGCPGCRIDFMLTAEGPATVHSRDIKFSDPSVRAAFDNIPLVVLGEGEKLVIEGFATLRTGKEHAKWQAGTLCGYKNLPSIEISGCNNCGRCVKVCPRGVLVLDENDSIKVRDITECSLCRLCVEECDQRAISVVPLEDAFIMSIESDGSINAKDLVRMAAEELKKKALALQDTLASIS
- a CDS encoding methanogenesis marker 16 metalloprotein, translating into MRKSIEEINERIRRGEATVLTAEEVRDLVEQGAVSELQDVDVVTTATRAVMSGTYAVLSFGLAEKGSFARSVSARINGVLAHVGPCPNERLGHIDLIVFGTAHRDERYGGGHLFRDLVARRSVCVDVETSDGRCISRELTLDEIPHARIFGTRNAFMNYSAFVNTGGVAMSTIFHAIPFPVSMSGASFSGCGILNPLENDPLLETIGVGTRVLINGAEGFVIGTGTRSTPERPNLSGFADMHQMMPEFMGGFVTSAGPECITSWAVPVPVLSQSVFNAVSRPERAIPLPVMDVGTRSSLWAADYAQVWRDVDLAVRVRPDSCKDCTNCIAEISCPMGAIKRPVRIDRGLCFNCGLCSVLCPEVFRARLGSVRSPDGIHVPVTLRQSDRLRAIRLAEILKERILDGSFRISACVKRLSP
- the comD gene encoding sulfopyruvate decarboxylase subunit alpha, with the protein product MSLKIIQIMSNDLRPSEQVYRGLKRAGIDLVASVPCVNLQELLCLLSSDPDIIHIPVTREEEGIGVCAGAYMGGMSPAIAMQNSGLGNSINALASLDMLYGIPLLMVISHRGTQGERLVGQIPMGRLTEPLLKTMGIPFFRPRPHEAEKAVEGAWSLALNEMRPVAVLLDIKFWGR
- a CDS encoding tetratricopeptide repeat protein, giving the protein MRKLTVLLMLLMLSDLSMAQSTPQDLVEDAKALFDANDYNQALNLTETALRMDSSLEQAWLLRGKILYAMGMLRDAYQSFDRATQLDPSDAEAWNYKGIVLAAMQRYNNSLQCFESAIQADPMNYEAWSNKGNTLVSLGRLDDAISAFDRSIILNQTYVGAWIGKGLAFYYQKRYHEALAMYERALQLDPNNSIALYNKGLALQKLGMNKEAEEAFRAAEQNQKR
- the comE gene encoding sulfopyruvate decarboxylase subunit beta gives rise to the protein MRRIDAIAIIAEAAEALNALIVCNLGYPSRELFFIRDRPENFYMLGSMGMASSIALGLSLALPERRVIAIDGDGSVLMNLGTLATIASFASSNYLLVILDNRVYGSTGCQPTCTSRCTDLAAVARGAGVRDVRVVSGEEELRRRLSGSGVVVAIVEPGNADVPVIPLTPEKILSRFMERASSRMRRS